In Oreochromis aureus strain Israel breed Guangdong linkage group 9, ZZ_aureus, whole genome shotgun sequence, the genomic window tttttttttggggtgtgtttgtgtatggaTGGAAATTTTGACCTTTCACTGGCATTAGAAGAAACGTCACCACATCACAGAAATGATTAGTAACCAAAGGTCTGTGAAATTTGGTGGAGTATCGGcactattttttctttctttaattttcttgAACAAAATGTCAGCATCAATGGACAAACCTTGCTTCCAAAGCAAGCGAGGGAAAGAACTTCCACACCTGAAATGTGCAGCATATTTTGAATTGTGATTTTCAGGTGAAGCAACATTTAGGTGAGATGAGAAGTTAATGACCTAACATTCTGGGGAATTTTCTTGTGTCAACTAGAAAAACCTGACTTTTAGGGGAAACAGTGTAACTACGCAATGGTATTAACATCTAAGTGGTTACATTTATGGTGTTAGGTTAACCAAAAAATTTAAATGACTAACAAATTCCTGTTGAAATTTGACCCCGTCAGTTTGACATAAATAACTTTATCAAACTTTAGGAGGCTCATTTAGTTGTTCCATTATAGCCAACCATTAGAAGGAAGTAACACAGGCTCAGATGTCCTGTTTTTAAGGTTATAtttagttttggttttttgataATTTCTCATTCTTACCAGTGTACTCTCTTCACTCTCTTCACCCTGACAGGCGGCAGTGTGTCGTTGTAGTCAGCCTCTCTCTGGGTTCAGTGCACGATGCCTCGAGGATGAGAGCATGCTGCAGGCCATCAGCAAAGCCAATCACAACAGCCGATTTCTTTATGTCATGGATACCAGGCCGAAGGTAAGGTGGTGACGGTCGGGCAGCTTCTCAGAATAGCAAGTGGTGTTCATTAACTTCAggtgttttagattttaaatttctTGTAGGTGTAAATGGGTTCAAAACTAAATGAATGTACTTTTGAAAACAGAGTTCAGAGCTTAAATGTGttgttgtcttttcttttttctttttttctgtcctgcAGCTGAACGCGCTCGCTAACAGAGCGGCAGGTAAAGGCTACGAGAATGAGGACAACTACTCCAACATCCGCTTCCAGTTTGTTGGCATCGAAAACATCCACGTGATGCGGAGCAGCCTGCAGAAGTTGCTAGAAGGTTAAacatcaaaaaacaaagaaaataatttttaaaaaagctttttttctttgttgtttttgttttttttaaatgaatgtcaGTCAGTGCACAGTTAATCTGAAATTCCTTTGATTTCTCAGTGACTGGGACTCGGTCACTTTCCATGAGTGACTACCTGGTGGGACTAGAGAGTAGTGGCTGGCTTCGGCATATCAAGGCTGTAGTAGATGCTGCCGTCTTTCTCACCAGGGTAAATGTTTTCGGTTTATACTTCTTCTTTAACTGTATTCTTTCTGCTAATCGAAGCTCAGAGATGGGAGCTGATAAAAAGtcattgttgttttaaaaacCATATTTCTGTGCCATCTGTCTGTTCTCTTAATCCCAGGCGGTGACAGTTGAAGGAGCCAGTGTTTTGGTTCACTGCTCAGATGGATGGGACAGAACCGCCCAGGTCTGCGCCCTAGGGGCGCTGCTCATGGACCCTTACTATCGTACTATTAAAGGCTTTATGGTACCAGCCACAGACACATGAAGTTGATGTGAACATGCAGATATTCAGATGCTCCGTGTTCTCTACTCttcactctttgtttttcttctaggTACTGATAGAGAAAGACTGGATCTCTTTCGGTCACAAGTTTGCAGACAGGTAAGGTTTCAGCTGGAAAACGTTAAGCACTGCATTTGCTCCCGTTCACAGTCGCAAGTTCATATTATTCCATACTTGGACTGTATGCTCTCAGGTGTGACCAACTGGACGGGGATCCGAAAGAAGTGTCTCCTATTTTCACTCAATTCCTCGAGTGCGTCTGGCAGCTGACTGAGCAGTTCCCACAGGTGAGTGGGAGAGTGCGAGCTATGTGAGATTTATTTGctatgtttttttgcttttatttatccaCAACTCTCCGTTTAGGCATTTGAGTTCAGCGAATGGTTCCTACTGCAGATCCACGAACATGTTCACTCCTGTCAATATGGAAACTTCCTCGGCAACAACCAGAGGCAGAGAGAAGAGTTGCAGTAAGTCAAAACACGGATTTATGTAACTGTTGTCCATTGAAACACTTTCTAATGTCAACTTTGAAATCTATCAATCTGTCAAGACAATCTCTTTAAAAGATCTGTGCGTCAAAGAAGCCACACCTTCGCTGACAGATTTCTTATCACTTAGTTTGCAGATTACAAGAAGTGATAAAAGGCATATAATGCGTAATCCTTCTTTTTAGTAGAAGACAAATAGATTAATTACTATACTGTGAgcttctgtatgtgtgtgtgaaccaACGATTGGACTATGTCAATATGCTCCATGTGTCTAACTGCTGTTCTGGGTTGCAGACTAAGAGAGCGGACTCACTCCCTGTGGGCATTTCTAATGAGCGAAAAACAAAACCACCTGAATCCGTTCTACAGCCCTGCGTACTCCGAAGCACATCCTGTGCTCGAGCCCTCCACCCTGCCCTATCATTTCAAGTCAGTACAGCTTGCTCATCTTTTGGTTGCTGCTTATATCTATAAGTAACCCCTAAAGGATCTTATCTACATGTCCAGGTTCTGGAGGAGTATGTACCATCAGTTTGACCGTTCCATGCATCCTCGTCAGTCTATCCTGAAAACCATTTTGACCCTGAAGGAGAACAGTCGCAAGGCAGAGAGCACGCTGCAAGCACTGGAATCTGTGAGCACATTATTGCACATTGTCATATTCCTAAGTTTTAAGCTTGAGCGTAATTTTGAGTATTTAAATGACTGCAtgagtatttgtatttttaatatacaGTATTTAGTAATTACagtatagtatttgtatttgagTATTTAGATGCACTGTATGTTTGGAATATGTTTTATATACTTAACTGTTGTATCattcagaggctgcagcagctTGGTGTAGTCCCGGTTGCAACATCCGACCCCCCTGCACCTCCTCCCACAAGAGATCAGCTCTCAAACTCCCACAGCCTCCCGCCACGTCCCGACTCCCTCATTCTGGGAGCACCCATCAACCACAAAGAAGTGCAGCGTCACGAGGAAGAGAATGAGCAGGAGGAGGTGGGCGAGGAGGCCACTGAGAGCACAGATACAGAGCGGACAGTAGAGGGCAGCAGTGGGACCGAGAGCAGGAAGCAGAGTTATGGAGAACTGGAAGGGACGTATAACAGTGATCTGGTCAAAGAAGAGCCAGCTGTTGTCAGCCTGGAGTTTGGTGTAGCACGTATGACCTgctaaaaccaaaaaaacagggATTGTGGGAGACTGAGGGACATGAGCAACTAAGTAAGAGAGCATactgaaactgtgtgtgtgtgtctgtgtgggtgtgtgagagagagagagagagagagaatgggaAGCTGTTGCTCTGTGTGGATTATGTGCCGATTTACGCATTGGTCCTGAATGGGCTGAATGGATGaagttgtgtgtctgtataGTCTAAAATCTCTATGGAAAGCCTCATTATTATGTCATATACTGCACTTACAGTGGGAAAAAAAGCTcgtgttttttttatgaatgtTGAAAAAGCACTATTAAAAAAATTACTGAATCgggtaagaaaaataaataaatcaaaaaacaaagaaaaaaatggcgAGTCTTGTAATTTGTACagtcatgttgtgcttttttgaAATACATGGCCTTGATATTCTTCACACGAAAATGCAGAAAATCACAGTTTTGGCTcatgaaatgtttcttttcatcCAAAGGCTGAAATCCAGCCTAATCTGATCATGTTGGTGAGCTGACATTCCTCTGAGctgagtgatttaaaaaaaacaaacaatcccagtatacagagaaaaaaatttGTCTGAAACTGTTTGCTGGCAGTTTGTTGGCGTTGTTTCAAAGGAAATGCACATCAGGTGATGTCATGGGCAACAACAGAAGGTTTCAGAGGGGTTTTCCATTATGACCTACCTACGGAGCAAATTTAACACGGAAGTAGATATCACCTGTGCATTTCCACCTTAACTAGACCGCTGTGCGTTGTTGCTCTTCTTGGTGCTTCTGCACTTTTAGTTGGGAAAAGGATGATGAATCATATGTGGGGCAAATACCAAACTTGAATTTGAGTAGGTTTACATAAATGCAGGAAGAACTTTAGCTAGAAAAGCGCCACATCTTGCCAGCATCATTTTTAACTCAAACCCGACACTTTAGAAATGATTAGtttagaaataataaataagccCAATGAACAGAAACTGTATTGCTGTCAAAACAATGTACAATATTGAATATTTAACAGTCCCCGAAGCTGTCGTTCTCATTGATCCCTTAGTCCTATTTCTCTTCTCACATCGATCAGGTGATCTTTCTTACTAATGCTTACTAATGCTGATTTCCAAATCCTACTGGTTGTATCTGCCATGTCAGTGACTTATTATTTATGACAGATAACCTTGATTAAAGGTCACCGGCACATAAAAACACAGCGTGCATGCAGGGTTAAGTTCTGTGGGTTTGGATAGCTAAATACTGTTAAATTCAAGAATAACCATAAAACTGATTCCCCTAACTTATTTGTGATCTTTCTGCTTGAGAGATTTTGAAGCTCAACAAAAACCATGACATAGTAGTTCTCATAAGTAAAAAGAACTTTCTGCATCTGGCAAGTTTAGTTTCTGTGATGAATCTAAATAAAATGATgtggaattatttatttattcatcagaAAAAATGTCCTTGGGGCTGGATGTTGTCCGACTTTGATTTGTTTTGGGTTAGATTCACTGGAGTTGTGGCAAttcagcacatttttttttaggctCAGCTTGTTTTGCCACGActcattatgtttttgttttttttcccaagaACATATTCCATGTTTATTCCTGAATAATCATTATTGGAGCTCAGAAAGGATTTAATCTTGGATTAGATTTAGCATACAAGCAAATGCCCAACAAGAGCAAGATGTAAAACTTGGTTTAAATGAAGTTACACAGAgttcatgtgtgtatttgtctGCCCTGCAAGCTCTTTTTACCCTGCTGTGTTACATCCAGCCAGCCTGCTTCTAAATTCTTTATGGAATTCAGACTAGTAGCTTTTGCAGTGAACTTGTTCCTTCTTAAACGCCACTCAGTCCACAGCCCTCAGATGCTGTAGGACTAAATGTAGCAATAAACTGAGCTCTGTGTTTACTTTCAGAAGCCAATTAGACAAAGTGAGCACTGGCCCTTAGACAAATCAGTGTCTATGAGCAAATAAAGTCCTGATTCAGCTGTAACAACTTGGAATAGAGAGAGGCTGGCAGTGCAACGAGATGTGATGCCGCTTTACTCTAAAGCTCCATAATATATGAACTGGAAGAAGACAGGGCACAATAACTGATGTGTAAAGTGCCTCTATATGAAGATAACTAAAAACAAAAGGGACTTAATCTTCtactttaattctcttttcttctcttcttaatttttgttcacattttctAACTGATTATTCAAAAAGACCTTAAAGGTGACCGGTTATTTCCATGAATTGCCACTGATGACTTGAATGTGTAAAAGAAGGACTTTGTTTGTGGTTTAAACAAGTAAGAAGTGcaacaacaacaccaaaaaaacccccactgcATTAGAGCGTCAGAGCTTTTATATGACTCAGAGTCCCTTTTTGGAATGTGGATAAATGGGAAATCAGGTTAATCCACAATCAGCTCTAAGTTTTCTCTCTCTCGTGTTAGAATAGTCTTCCTGTAGCCTACTTGCGCATATTACCTTACATTAAACATTGAGAAGTCTATTCCAGAGACAAGCTGCCGAGGGCTCTCCCAGGGCTCTGAATCATTCAGATGAGTAGCTTATTGCAAGCCATTCTGGTAGAACACTTTTCTGGACAAGGAGGAAATGCTGTACTTAGTCAGGGTTAAATAGTCTACATATCGGCAGAGCATATGCTATATACATGAGCACACATGTATGCATGTTGTAtgtgcattttttgttttttggtctgTGTGGATCTATGGTGTAAAATTGGTTTGCGCCATTGCCCTGTATATAACATCTGACTAAAATCTCTGATGATTGTATTACTGTTAGGACATGAATCTATTTTTATGTATCAGGCAAACACACAAGTGCAGTGTTTCGAACAAGGCAGTGGCAGCCCAGAATATATCAACGGCATTTGTAAATTGACTACAGCACTTGGCTATTTATGCCCTTGTGTAATTTATTACAgccattctctgtcatatgacACAGCTTCTATGgcctttttcagttttcaaatATAGCCGCCCACCGTACATTTCTGTGTAATTATTTTGATGAATGCATTTGAAATAGGCATGTTTTACAGTGGGCTGTGGTGGTGCCACACAGCTTTTAGCCGGACAGTGTTATTTACATGGGGGTTGGACGGATACTAATGTCTcccaaaaatgttttaaatttcatttttaatcatttttatttacatgtttttgtcatAATTTGTAGAGTGTTGAAGTACACTCcagaccaggggtgtcaaacataaggccctgGGGGACAGAATCGGCCCAGCAGAGACTTCAATCAGGCCTACTTGAtgtctttggaaaatgtgaaagagAACTGAAATTTTTGACTTTTACTTGTATTTCCcaatttttaaagcttttccgACTGATAAACACCTCCTGCATGGCTACCCCGAAGTAATTAAGTTATAGATTTCTGTAATTTTCTGTTGCACTGACAGATTGCTTTCTGGTGAAATAGAGGTTATTTTTTTATATGAGAGATCTCAGGGATTAAATTTGTAGTTAAACTTCTGCACACTGGCTGAAAGGGCAGTTTTACTGGTGCGGCTCACATAAGATCAAAATAAGCTGGATGTAGCCTgcgatgtaaaatgagtttgacatccctgctctAGACAGTCATTTCCGGTAAGTTTTATTTTGGGTCAAATTGAATGAAATAATAAGGGAATACGTTGatataaaatgctttgagttTTCAGATAGAGTTGGATAGTggtatataagaaccagttcaTTTAGCATTTATATGATGCAGCTCCATTTCTATGAGTTTGTGCAAAGTTGCTGCTGGTTGTATGTGTTGGCTAGAGGAATAACCAGGCTTTAGCCTCAGCCCCTGACAATAGGACAGcataaataataacagtaatgaAAATCCCATCCAAATCTGTCATCTCAGCAAACACGGCAACTACAAGTCCAGAATAAATGTGTCTAAATAAAATAAGGAACACTTTTactccaaaagttgaa contains:
- the mtmr6 gene encoding myotubularin-related protein 6 codes for the protein MEHIRTPKVEQVRLLDRFSNKSIHGTLYLTATHLIFVESNSNNSASAGQEVWILHHHIASVEKLSLTTSGCPLVIQCRNFRVVNFVIQRERDCHDVYSSLLRLLRPVCYDELYAFSYNPKQNDQQREEGWQLIDLGAEFERMGVPCDQWQLTDVNRDYKVCETYPRDLYVPVTASKPIIVGSSKFRSKGRFPVLTYFYQEKKAAVCRCSQPLSGFSARCLEDESMLQAISKANHNSRFLYVMDTRPKLNALANRAAGKGYENEDNYSNIRFQFVGIENIHVMRSSLQKLLEVTGTRSLSMSDYLVGLESSGWLRHIKAVVDAAVFLTRAVTVEGASVLVHCSDGWDRTAQVCALGALLMDPYYRTIKGFMVLIEKDWISFGHKFADRCDQLDGDPKEVSPIFTQFLECVWQLTEQFPQAFEFSEWFLLQIHEHVHSCQYGNFLGNNQRQREELQLRERTHSLWAFLMSEKQNHLNPFYSPAYSEAHPVLEPSTLPYHFKFWRSMYHQFDRSMHPRQSILKTILTLKENSRKAESTLQALESRLQQLGVVPVATSDPPAPPPTRDQLSNSHSLPPRPDSLILGAPINHKEVQRHEEENEQEEVGEEATESTDTERTVEGSSGTESRKQSYGELEGTYNSDLVKEEPAVVSLEFGVARMTC